One Bos taurus isolate L1 Dominette 01449 registration number 42190680 breed Hereford chromosome 3, ARS-UCD2.0, whole genome shotgun sequence DNA window includes the following coding sequences:
- the THEM5 gene encoding acyl-coenzyme A thioesterase THEM5 yields the protein MLRRGFQAAVILGHHGTLPGATHLLPRFNPASAFGSSMESLVSRFCQEMKKSKNYALPNASWGPDMLSLYHEFLEKTKTSGWVRVPSFRSNRDHIQGFKLPLDLSANSDKSDWRLFTRCIEREGQGYEYVIFFQPSEKKSICLFQPGPYLEGVPGFVHGGSLAALIDETFSKTAYLSGEGLLTVNFNIRFKNLIPLGSLAVLNVNVEKIEDQKMYLSCVTQSRDQQTVYAKASGTFLQMHLEEDSSRQ from the exons ATGCTACGGAGAGGCTTCCAGGCGGCAGTGATACTTGGTCACCATGGAACTCTTCCTGGTGCCACCCACCTCCTGCCCAGATTCAACCCTGCCTCAGCCTTCGGATCCTCCATGGAGTCCCTG GTCTCAAGATTCTGTCAGGAGATGAAAAAGAGTAAGAATTATGCCCTCCCCAATGCCAGCTGGGGTCCAGACATGCTGAGCCTGTATCATGAATTCCTGGAGAAGACCAAGACCAGTGGCTGGGTCAGAGTGCCTTCCTTCAGATCCAACAGAGACCACATCCAGGGGTTCAAGCTCCCACTAGACTTATCAGCTAACTCAG ACAAGAGTGACTGGCGCCTCTTCACCAGGTGTATTGAGAGGGAAGGACAAGGCTACGAGTATGTCATCTTTTTCCAACCATCCGAGAAGAAGTCCATCTGTCTTTTCCAGCCGGGCCCCTACCTGGAGGGAGTCCCAGG gTTTGTCCATGGAGGGTCCCTGGCAGCCTTGATAGATGAGACCTTTTCTAAAACTGCTTACCTGTCTGGAGAGGGGCTATTAACAGTAAATTTCAACATCAGGTTCAAAAA CTTGATTCCCCTGGGCTCTCTGGCTGTGCTGAACGTCAACGTGGAAAAGATCGAGGATCAGAAGATGTACCTGTCCTGTGTCACCCAGAGCAGAGATCAGCAGACAGTTTACGCTAAAGCCTCAG GCACTTTCCTCCAGATGCACCTGGAAGAGGATTCATCTCGACAATAG
- the C2CD4D gene encoding C2 calcium-dependent domain-containing protein 4D, with product MWLLEKAGYRAGAAEPRARWAPSSLFPKRRTPCPLAHPCPNVLTPDRIPQFFIPPRLRDPGGALPHSGGRGLPATCSLPHLAGREGWAFLPESPHTRRRESLFHWPPPTPAGGLPPAPSRLHVSAPDLRLCQAPDSDTASSPDSSPFGSPRPGPDRPRPRSLSRVQASSAGSSPHASRRAGPPTPPLFHLDFLCCQLRPTQESVLHLEPRGGQLRLSAEYPAGPGRLRLRLVSAEGLPRSRAGPGSGGGGCCVVLRLRPRARPRGQRSRVVKCSTNPIFNEDFFFDGLGPPDLAAHSLRAKVLDRGAGFRRDVLLGECETPLIALLPPLGAGLGPGASLVPAHLSL from the coding sequence ATGTGGCTCTTGGAGAAAGCTGGCTACAGGGCAGGGGCCGCGGAGCCCAGGGCCCGATGGGCGCCCTCCAGTTTGTTTCCTAAGCGCCGCACCCCGTGCCCGCTGGCTCACCCCTGCCCCAACGTCCTCACTCCGGATCGCATCCCACAGTTCTTTATCCCGCCGCGGCTCCGGGACCCAGGCGGCGCGCTGCCCCACAGCGGCGGGCGCGGCCTCCCCGCGACCTGTTCGCTGCCACACCTGGCGGGCCGCGAAGGCTGGGCTTTCCTGCCCGAGAGCCCGCACACGCGCCGGCGCGAGTCCCTGTTCCACTGGCCACCGCCCACCCCCGCCGGCGGGCTGCCCCCCGCGCCGTCCCGGCTGCACGTCTCCGCCCCGGACCTGCGCCTCTGCCAGGCCCCCGACAGCGACACGGCCTCGTCGCCGGATTCGTCGCCCTTCGGCTCGCCGCGGCCAGGCCCTGACCGGCCCCGGCCGCGCTCGCTGTCCCGGGTGCAGGCGAGCTCGGCGGGCAGTAGCCCACACGCCTCGCGCCGCGCGGGACCGCCCACGCCGCCCCTCTTCCACCTCGACTTCTTGTGCTGCCAACTGCGGCCGACCCAGGAGAGCGTGCTGCACCTCGAGCCCCGGGGAGGGCAGCTGCGGCTCTCCGCCGAGTACCCGGCCGGGCCCGGGCGGCTGCGGCTGCGCCTGGTGAGCGCTGAGGGCCTGCCGCGGTCGCGGGCCGGCCCcgggagcggcggcggcggctgctgcGTGGTGCTGAGGCTGCGGCCGCGCGCCCGGCCGCGGGGCCAGCGAAGCCGAGTGGTCAAATGCAGCACCAACCCCATCTTCAATGAGGACTTTTTCTTCGATGGGCTCGGCCCGCCGGACCTGGCCGCCCACAGTCTGAGGGCCAAGGTGCTGGACAGGGGCGCAGGATTCCGCAGGGACGTGCTGCTGGGGGAGTGTGAGACGCCCCTGATTGCCCTGCTGCCGCCCTTGGGTGCTGGGCTAGgtcccggggcttccctggtgcctgccCATCTCAGCCTGTAG